The following are encoded together in the Halopseudomonas salegens genome:
- the recG gene encoding ATP-dependent DNA helicase RecG, translated as MSTPRTATELTALKGVGPALAEKLQRLQLHSVQDILFHLPLRYQDRTRITPIGALRPGTDAVVEGVVAACDVVMGRRRSLLCRLQDGSGILSLRFYYFTAALKARLAPGSRVRCYGEVRPGASGLEIYHPELQAAEGAHSIPVSTTLTPIYPTTEGLSQQRLRALSEAALAWLEQGNSLVELLPDDLRADYQLGNLTDAIHTLHRPPASVDLEALHEGRHWSQHRLAFEELLAHQLVMRKLRAQIRQHQAPAMQPSRTLAREFLQRLGFAPTGAQARVGEEISLDLQQPKPMLRLVQGDVGAGKTVVAALAALQAIEAGWQVALMAPTEILAEQHFNNFQHWLTPLGISVAWLSGKLKGKTRTNQLQLIASGDAAMVVGTHALFQAEVQFQRLGLAIIDEQHRFGVQQRLALRDKGAAGRYCPHQLIMTATPIPRTLAMSAYADLDTSVLDELPPGRTPVNTVLVADHRREEVIARVQAGCAEGRQAYWVCTLIEESEQLQAQAAEATWQTLCDSLPELSIGLIHGRMKAAEKVEIMAAFKAGDLHLLVATTVIEVGVDVPNASLMIIENPERLGLAQLHQLRGRVGRGNTASHCVLLYQSPLSALGRERLGIMRESSDGFVIAERDLALRGPGEVLGTRQTGLVQFRIADLQRDADLLPAVQQAARQLQQAHPEVVQPLIDRWLATGQQFAQV; from the coding sequence GTGAGCACCCCGCGCACCGCAACCGAGCTGACTGCGCTCAAGGGTGTTGGCCCGGCGCTGGCGGAAAAACTCCAGCGCCTGCAATTGCACAGCGTGCAGGACATCCTGTTTCACCTGCCGCTGCGCTACCAGGACCGCACTCGCATTACCCCGATCGGTGCGCTGCGCCCCGGCACCGATGCCGTGGTAGAAGGCGTGGTTGCGGCCTGCGATGTGGTCATGGGGCGCCGGCGCAGCCTGCTCTGTCGCCTGCAGGATGGCAGCGGCATCCTCAGCCTGCGCTTCTACTACTTCACTGCCGCGCTCAAGGCGCGACTGGCCCCCGGTAGCCGTGTGCGCTGCTATGGCGAAGTGCGTCCCGGCGCCTCCGGTCTGGAAATCTACCACCCGGAACTGCAAGCCGCCGAGGGTGCGCACAGCATACCTGTCAGCACCACCCTGACGCCCATCTACCCGACCACCGAAGGCCTGTCGCAACAGCGTCTGCGCGCGCTCAGCGAAGCCGCACTGGCCTGGCTGGAGCAAGGCAACAGCCTGGTTGAGTTGCTACCCGACGATCTGCGTGCTGACTACCAGCTGGGCAACCTGACGGATGCCATTCACACCCTGCATCGTCCACCTGCCTCGGTGGACCTTGAAGCCCTGCACGAAGGTCGCCACTGGTCCCAGCACCGGCTGGCTTTTGAAGAATTGCTGGCGCATCAGCTGGTCATGCGCAAATTGCGCGCGCAGATTCGACAGCATCAGGCTCCGGCGATGCAACCGAGCCGCACACTGGCCAGGGAGTTTTTACAGCGCCTGGGCTTTGCTCCGACCGGGGCTCAGGCACGGGTTGGGGAAGAAATCAGTCTCGACCTGCAACAACCCAAACCCATGCTGCGCCTGGTACAGGGCGATGTTGGTGCGGGTAAAACCGTGGTCGCCGCGCTGGCGGCGTTGCAGGCGATTGAAGCTGGCTGGCAGGTCGCCTTGATGGCACCCACCGAAATTCTCGCAGAGCAGCACTTCAACAACTTTCAGCACTGGCTGACGCCGCTGGGTATTTCCGTTGCCTGGCTGAGTGGCAAGCTCAAGGGCAAGACACGCACCAATCAATTACAATTGATCGCCAGCGGTGATGCGGCCATGGTGGTCGGCACCCATGCACTGTTCCAGGCCGAGGTGCAGTTCCAGCGCCTGGGCCTGGCGATTATTGACGAGCAACACCGCTTTGGCGTGCAGCAGCGCCTGGCCCTGCGTGACAAGGGTGCGGCCGGCCGCTACTGCCCGCATCAGCTGATCATGACCGCCACACCCATTCCACGCACCCTGGCCATGAGTGCCTATGCTGACCTGGATACCTCGGTACTCGACGAGTTGCCGCCGGGCCGTACCCCGGTCAACACCGTTCTGGTCGCCGACCACCGTCGCGAAGAAGTGATTGCCCGCGTGCAGGCTGGCTGCGCCGAAGGGCGACAGGCCTACTGGGTCTGCACCCTGATCGAAGAGTCCGAGCAATTACAGGCTCAGGCCGCCGAAGCGACCTGGCAAACCCTGTGTGACAGCTTGCCCGAACTGTCCATCGGACTGATTCACGGGCGCATGAAAGCGGCTGAAAAAGTCGAGATCATGGCCGCCTTCAAGGCTGGCGATCTGCATCTGCTGGTCGCCACCACGGTAATCGAGGTCGGTGTCGATGTCCCCAATGCCAGCCTGATGATCATCGAAAATCCGGAACGCCTGGGTCTGGCTCAGCTGCATCAGCTGCGCGGGCGCGTCGGCCGTGGCAATACTGCCAGCCACTGCGTGTTGCTGTATCAATCGCCGTTGTCGGCACTCGGCCGCGAGCGCCTGGGTATCATGCGCGAAAGCAGTGATGGCTTCGTCATTGCCGAACGCGACCTGGCACTTCGCGGCCCCGGTGAGGTATTGGGCACAAGGCAGACCGGTCTGGTGCAGTTTCGCATTGCCGATCTGCAACGCGATGCCGATCTTTTACCCGCCGTTCAGCAGGCCGCCCGCCAGCTGCAACAAGCGCATCCCGAGGTGGTACAGCCACTGATCGACCGCTGGTTGGCCACCGGTCAGCAATTTGCCCAGGTCTGA
- a CDS encoding hydrogen peroxide-inducible genes activator, which translates to MTLTELRYIVTLAQEQHFGHAAERCHVSQPTLSVGVKKLEDELGVMIFERSKSAVRVTPIGEKIVAQAQKVLEESLAIRELATAGKNQLAAPLKVGAIYTIGPYMFPHLVPQLNRVAPEMPLYIEENFTHILRDKLRNGDLDAIIIALPFNEPDVLTRPLYDEPFSLLMPARHAWAKRDSVTLDELDDNKLILLGEGHCFRDQVLEACPSVRKGEEQHRHTTVESSSLETIRHMVASGIGMTVLPMSAADDRYYSSDLLITKPFASPAPYRTVAIAWRASFPRPKAIEMLSDSIRLCSIGKPQQQA; encoded by the coding sequence ATGACCCTGACCGAACTGCGCTACATCGTGACCCTGGCCCAGGAGCAACATTTTGGCCATGCTGCCGAACGTTGCCATGTGTCCCAACCGACGCTCAGCGTCGGCGTGAAAAAGCTGGAAGACGAGCTCGGCGTCATGATTTTCGAGCGCAGCAAAAGCGCTGTGCGGGTTACCCCGATCGGCGAAAAGATTGTTGCCCAGGCACAAAAGGTGCTGGAAGAGTCACTGGCCATTCGCGAACTGGCTACCGCTGGCAAGAATCAACTGGCCGCGCCACTCAAGGTGGGCGCCATCTATACCATCGGGCCTTATATGTTCCCGCATCTGGTGCCGCAACTGAATCGCGTAGCGCCGGAAATGCCGCTGTATATCGAAGAGAATTTCACCCACATCCTGCGTGACAAGCTGCGCAATGGCGATCTCGATGCGATCATTATTGCACTGCCGTTCAACGAACCGGATGTCCTGACCAGGCCACTGTATGACGAACCTTTCAGCCTGCTGATGCCGGCCAGACACGCCTGGGCCAAGCGCGACAGCGTGACCCTGGACGAACTGGACGACAACAAGCTGATACTGCTGGGTGAGGGCCACTGCTTCCGTGACCAGGTGCTGGAAGCCTGCCCCAGCGTGCGCAAGGGTGAAGAGCAGCACAGGCACACCACGGTGGAGTCCAGCTCACTGGAAACCATCAGGCATATGGTGGCCTCCGGGATTGGCATGACGGTTTTGCCGATGTCCGCAGCCGATGACCGCTACTACAGCTCTGACCTGCTGATCACCAAGCCCTTCGCCAGCCCGGCTCCCTACCGTACCGTGGCGATAGCCTGGCGTGCCAGCTTCCCGCGGCCAAAAGCCATTGAAATGCTCAGCGACTCGATTCGATTGTGCTCCATTGGTAAACCGCAGCAACAGGCTTGA
- the dauA gene encoding C4-dicarboxylic acid transporter DauA codes for MARRRFSISLPPIASGMRAAWQAGYGLNDLRQDVLAGLTIGTVAVPLSMALAIATGVPPQHGLYTAIVAGVIIALTGGTRFNVSGPTAAFVVILFPVVKQFGLGGLLLASMMAGVILLAMGVARLGRLIQFVPYPVVLGFTAGIAVVIAVLQIPDLLGLETRQLGEHFLHNITLIAAALPTLNPLELTLAFFCLGLMLIWPRLNIPLPAPLVGLVAGALAAYALNHWFGGNVVDTIASRFTWQAGGESGTGIPPIPPTLIAPWQLPGPNGEPLVIDYALFRALLGPAFAIAMLGAIESLLCAVVADGLSKTRHDPNAELIGQGLGNILAPLFGGITATAAIARTATNVRSGARSPIAAVIHSLVVLLAVVALAGLLGLVPMAALAALLLIVAWNMSEARHVWHTIRSAPVGDVAVLLTCFSLTVLFDMVLAVAVGVGLAAALFIRRMAQLTRTDLLADAQHPMIAALPKSVAVYDINGPLFFAVAEKALRLLHRIEPQVKVIILDLHDVPSMDASAMVALQTLIADLQAADIQLILAGMAPHIRRKLLRAGVRKIPGQLGFARDLEHAGRRALGWLEQPVTTSSTA; via the coding sequence ATGGCACGCCGACGCTTTTCGATTTCCTTGCCGCCCATTGCCAGCGGGATGCGTGCTGCCTGGCAGGCGGGTTACGGGCTGAACGACCTGCGCCAGGACGTGTTGGCTGGCCTGACTATCGGCACGGTTGCCGTCCCCCTGTCCATGGCACTGGCCATTGCGACCGGGGTGCCGCCACAGCACGGTCTGTATACCGCCATTGTTGCCGGGGTGATAATCGCGCTTACCGGCGGGACACGTTTCAATGTGTCCGGCCCCACCGCCGCTTTCGTGGTCATCCTGTTTCCTGTCGTCAAACAGTTCGGGCTGGGTGGTTTGCTGTTGGCCAGCATGATGGCCGGCGTCATTTTGCTGGCCATGGGGGTCGCGCGCCTTGGGCGCCTGATACAGTTCGTTCCCTACCCGGTGGTGCTCGGCTTTACCGCCGGCATTGCCGTGGTGATTGCCGTGCTGCAGATCCCTGATCTGCTCGGGCTGGAAACCCGCCAGCTGGGCGAGCACTTCCTGCACAACATCACCCTGATTGCCGCCGCATTGCCGACCCTGAACCCGCTTGAGCTGACCCTTGCATTTTTCTGTCTCGGACTGATGCTCATCTGGCCGCGCCTGAACATTCCGTTGCCGGCGCCCCTGGTCGGCCTGGTCGCTGGCGCCCTGGCAGCCTACGCACTGAATCACTGGTTCGGCGGCAATGTCGTCGATACCATCGCTTCCCGTTTTACCTGGCAGGCAGGGGGTGAGAGCGGCACGGGTATTCCCCCCATACCCCCAACCCTGATCGCGCCCTGGCAGTTACCCGGACCGAACGGCGAGCCGCTGGTTATTGATTATGCGCTGTTCCGTGCCCTGCTCGGTCCGGCCTTTGCCATAGCCATGCTGGGAGCAATCGAGTCCTTGCTCTGCGCAGTCGTTGCCGACGGGCTGAGCAAGACCCGGCATGACCCGAATGCCGAGCTGATTGGTCAGGGCCTGGGCAATATTCTTGCCCCACTGTTTGGCGGTATCACTGCGACCGCCGCAATTGCCCGCACCGCCACCAATGTACGAAGCGGTGCTCGCTCACCCATTGCAGCGGTCATCCACTCTCTGGTCGTCTTGCTCGCCGTGGTGGCGCTGGCCGGACTGCTGGGGCTGGTGCCCATGGCTGCTCTGGCCGCCCTGCTACTGATCGTCGCCTGGAACATGAGCGAAGCCCGTCATGTGTGGCATACCATACGTTCGGCCCCGGTTGGCGATGTGGCCGTTCTGCTGACCTGTTTCAGCCTGACGGTGCTCTTCGACATGGTGCTGGCCGTGGCCGTGGGGGTCGGCCTTGCCGCGGCGCTGTTTATCCGCCGCATGGCACAGTTAACCCGGACCGACTTGCTGGCCGACGCGCAACACCCGATGATTGCAGCACTGCCCAAGAGCGTTGCCGTTTACGACATCAACGGCCCGCTGTTCTTTGCGGTCGCCGAAAAAGCTCTGCGCCTGCTGCACCGTATCGAGCCACAGGTCAAGGTCATCATCCTCGATCTGCATGACGTGCCCAGCATGGATGCCAGCGCCATGGTCGCTCTGCAAACACTGATTGCCGACCTGCAGGCAGCCGATATTCAGCTGATTCTTGCCGGAATGGCACCGCATATTCGGCGCAAGCTGCTGCGCGCAGGGGTCCGCAAAATCCCCGGTCAGCTGGGATTCGCCCGGGATCTCGAGCATGCCGGCAGACGGGCGCTGGGCTGGCTGGAACAACCAGTCACGACCAGTTCCACTGCTTGA
- a CDS encoding SDR family oxidoreductase gives MQHLLIAGCGDLGSELARRMLAHGWHVTGLRRDTAQLPAGVIPLAADLCQDHQPADWPAKVDYIVYCPAAGKRDAELYQQLYVSGLQRLLGWLQAAGQHPRYLLQVSSTGVYAQQAGEWVTENSPALASSETAKALVAAEDVALRSGIPASVVRLAGIYGPGRNRLIEAVRQGVNVHAEPAQYSNRIHRDDAASLLEHLLLEAKDDELLAPCYLGVDDEPAPLHEVCSWLAEQLGTQLDPQGKPLGRAGSKRCSNELARESGWEPRYPSYREGYASLLELSASSDS, from the coding sequence ATGCAGCATTTGCTTATCGCCGGTTGTGGCGACCTTGGATCGGAGCTGGCCCGGCGCATGTTGGCGCACGGCTGGCACGTGACCGGACTGCGGCGGGATACGGCACAATTACCGGCTGGGGTAATCCCGCTGGCTGCTGACCTGTGCCAGGACCACCAGCCAGCTGACTGGCCGGCCAAAGTCGACTATATCGTGTACTGCCCGGCGGCCGGCAAGCGCGATGCCGAGTTGTATCAGCAGCTCTATGTCAGCGGACTGCAGCGTCTGCTTGGGTGGTTGCAGGCAGCCGGTCAGCATCCGCGCTATTTATTGCAGGTCTCCAGCACCGGGGTCTATGCCCAGCAAGCCGGCGAATGGGTGACTGAAAACAGCCCGGCGCTGGCGAGCAGCGAAACCGCCAAGGCGTTGGTTGCAGCAGAGGATGTTGCCTTGCGCAGTGGAATTCCGGCGTCGGTTGTACGTTTGGCCGGTATTTATGGTCCAGGGCGTAACCGGCTGATCGAAGCGGTACGTCAAGGTGTGAATGTCCACGCTGAGCCAGCACAATACAGCAATCGTATCCACCGTGATGATGCCGCCAGCCTGCTTGAACATCTGTTGCTGGAAGCGAAAGACGATGAACTGCTGGCACCCTGTTATCTCGGCGTAGATGACGAGCCTGCCCCTTTGCATGAGGTGTGTAGTTGGCTGGCCGAACAGCTGGGCACACAGCTTGACCCGCAGGGCAAGCCCCTGGGTCGTGCGGGCAGCAAACGCTGCAGCAATGAGCTGGCGCGGGAGAGCGGTTGGGAGCCTCGGTACCCGAGTTACAGGGAAGGTTACGCGAGTCTTCTCGAGCTCTCGGCTTCAAGCGACAGCTGA
- a CDS encoding RidA family protein — MNKQVITSDLAPAAIGTYSQAIKVGNTVYLSGQIPLDPATMEVVDGIEAQICRVFDNLTAVAEAAGGTLQDIVKLNIFLTDLSHFGLVNEVMARYFKQPYPARAAIGVASLPKGVPVEMDGVMVVG; from the coding sequence ATGAACAAGCAAGTCATTACCAGTGATCTGGCCCCTGCGGCTATTGGTACCTATTCCCAGGCCATCAAGGTCGGCAATACCGTCTACCTGTCCGGCCAGATTCCGCTGGACCCCGCGACCATGGAAGTGGTGGACGGCATCGAAGCGCAAATCTGTCGTGTGTTCGACAACCTGACCGCAGTGGCCGAAGCCGCCGGCGGCACCCTGCAAGACATCGTCAAGCTGAACATCTTCCTCACCGATCTGAGCCACTTCGGCCTGGTCAACGAAGTCATGGCCCGCTATTTCAAACAGCCTTACCCGGCCCGCGCCGCCATCGGCGTCGCCAGCCTGCCCAAAGGTGTGCCGGTAGAAATGGATGGGGTGATGGTGGTTGGCTAG
- the spoT gene encoding bifunctional GTP diphosphokinase/guanosine-3',5'-bis pyrophosphate 3'-pyrophosphohydrolase, producing the protein MSDIEVFADRLTSYLEPEQINLVRRAYYYAEQAHDGQTRRSGEPYVTHPLAVANILADMHMDYQSLMAAMLHDVIEDTGIPKNALEKQFGATVAELVDGVSKLTQMDFETKAEAQAENFQKMALAMAKDIRVILVKLADRLHNMRTLGALRPDKRRRIAKETLEIYAPIAHRLGMHTLSTDFEDLGFKAMHPMRSTMIDRAVRSARGNRKELLNKILDALQELLDRHGLPGKVMGREKHLYGIYQKMRGKRKAFNEIMDVYAFRIIVDSPDTCYRVLGAVHSLYKPFPGRFKDYIAIPKANGYQSLHTTLFGLHGVPIEIQIRTEEMEETANSGIAAHWLYKSKDDVINGHHARTRKWLKGVLEMQERAGNSLEFIENVKIDLFPDEVYIFTPKGRIMELAKGSTPVDFAYAVHTDIGNSCIACRVNRRLAPLSEPLQSGQTVEIITAPGARPNPAWLTFVTTGKARSNIRHFLKHQRHAESVALGERLLDKVLAGFETCLADITEQRINAVLAEYGLNLMEDLLADIGLGNRMAYVVARRLLLNDSQHDQAMADDSAQPDSEEEPALAIKGTEGMVVSFARCCNPIPGDPIIGLTSVGRGLEIHQENCRELSLRKIHPDSALHLTWDKDVSGEFTVELQVELEQQRGIIAQLAASTNMADASIDKISVDERDGRVSVVQLVVRVRDRLHLSQLIKRLRALNGVMRITRLKN; encoded by the coding sequence ATGTCCGATATCGAGGTCTTTGCCGACCGTCTCACCAGCTATCTTGAGCCGGAGCAGATCAATCTGGTCCGTCGCGCCTACTATTACGCCGAACAGGCCCATGACGGTCAGACACGCCGCAGTGGCGAGCCCTATGTGACCCACCCCCTGGCGGTAGCCAATATTCTTGCCGACATGCACATGGACTATCAGAGCCTGATGGCCGCCATGCTGCATGACGTCATTGAAGATACCGGCATCCCCAAGAATGCCCTGGAAAAACAGTTCGGCGCCACCGTGGCCGAGCTGGTCGACGGGGTCAGCAAGCTGACCCAGATGGATTTCGAGACCAAGGCCGAAGCACAAGCGGAGAACTTCCAGAAAATGGCCCTGGCGATGGCCAAGGATATTCGCGTCATCCTGGTCAAGCTGGCTGACCGACTGCACAACATGCGTACGCTGGGTGCACTGCGCCCGGACAAACGCCGCCGCATTGCCAAGGAAACCCTGGAAATCTATGCGCCCATTGCCCACCGCCTCGGCATGCATACCCTGAGTACCGATTTCGAAGACCTGGGCTTCAAGGCCATGCATCCGATGCGATCGACCATGATCGATCGCGCCGTGCGCAGCGCCCGGGGCAACCGCAAGGAACTGCTGAACAAGATTCTTGATGCGCTGCAGGAACTGCTTGATCGGCACGGCCTGCCGGGCAAGGTAATGGGCCGCGAAAAACACCTGTACGGCATTTATCAGAAGATGCGCGGCAAGCGTAAAGCCTTCAACGAAATCATGGACGTATATGCCTTCCGCATTATCGTCGACAGCCCTGACACCTGTTACCGCGTTCTGGGTGCCGTGCATAGCCTGTACAAGCCTTTCCCCGGCCGCTTCAAGGACTACATAGCAATCCCCAAGGCGAATGGTTACCAGTCCCTGCATACCACCCTGTTCGGCCTGCATGGCGTCCCTATCGAAATCCAGATCCGTACCGAGGAAATGGAAGAAACCGCCAACAGTGGCATTGCCGCGCACTGGCTGTACAAATCCAAGGATGACGTCATCAATGGCCACCATGCGCGCACACGCAAGTGGTTGAAAGGCGTGCTGGAAATGCAGGAGCGGGCAGGCAACTCGCTGGAATTTATCGAAAACGTGAAGATTGACCTGTTTCCGGACGAGGTCTACATCTTCACGCCCAAAGGCCGCATCATGGAACTGGCCAAGGGGTCGACCCCGGTCGATTTTGCCTATGCCGTGCATACGGACATCGGCAACAGCTGCATTGCCTGCCGGGTCAACCGCCGGCTGGCCCCCCTGTCCGAACCCCTGCAAAGCGGCCAGACGGTAGAAATCATTACCGCCCCCGGCGCACGACCCAATCCGGCCTGGTTGACCTTTGTCACCACCGGCAAGGCGCGCAGCAATATTCGCCACTTCCTGAAACACCAGCGTCACGCCGAATCCGTTGCTCTCGGCGAGCGCCTGCTGGACAAGGTGCTGGCCGGTTTCGAGACCTGTCTGGCGGATATCACCGAACAGCGCATCAATGCGGTACTGGCCGAATATGGCCTCAATCTGATGGAAGATCTGCTGGCCGATATCGGCCTGGGTAACCGCATGGCTTATGTGGTAGCCCGCCGCTTGCTTCTGAATGACAGTCAGCACGATCAGGCCATGGCCGATGACAGCGCCCAACCTGACAGCGAAGAAGAACCCGCCCTGGCGATCAAGGGCACCGAGGGCATGGTGGTCAGCTTTGCCCGCTGCTGCAACCCGATTCCCGGCGACCCGATTATCGGCCTGACCTCGGTTGGCCGCGGTCTTGAGATTCACCAGGAAAACTGCCGCGAACTCAGCCTGCGCAAGATTCATCCCGACAGCGCCCTGCACCTGACCTGGGACAAGGACGTCAGCGGTGAATTTACCGTCGAGCTGCAAGTCGAGCTGGAACAACAACGCGGTATCATCGCGCAACTGGCCGCCAGCACCAACATGGCCGACGCCAGCATCGACAAGATCAGTGTCGATGAGCGTGACGGTCGCGTCAGCGTCGTACAACTGGTGGTTCGCGTTCGCGACCGCCTGCACCTGTCACAACTTATCAAACGTTTGCGCGCGCTCAATGGCGTGATGCGTATTACCCGCCTTAAAAACTAG
- the rpoZ gene encoding DNA-directed RNA polymerase subunit omega codes for MARVTVEDCLDNVENRFELVMLATKRSRQLATGGKEPKVAWENDKPTVVALREIAENLINNDIIAAEALQDQADSLYVMDAELPEE; via the coding sequence ATGGCCCGCGTCACCGTTGAAGACTGCCTGGATAATGTTGAAAACCGCTTTGAACTGGTCATGCTGGCGACCAAGCGTTCGCGCCAACTGGCCACCGGCGGCAAAGAGCCCAAGGTAGCCTGGGAAAATGACAAGCCGACCGTCGTCGCCCTGCGCGAGATCGCTGAGAACCTGATCAACAATGACATCATTGCCGCCGAAGCGCTGCAGGATCAGGCTGACAGCCTCTACGTAATGGACGCCGAACTGCCTGAGGAATAA
- a CDS encoding nucleotide sugar dehydrogenase, protein MRISIFGLGYVGAVCAGCLSSRGHQVIGVDVSQVKIDLINQGKSPIVEPGLEELLQQGLQRGLLKGSTEVEQAVLDTDISFIAVGTPSLRNGDLDLGYMTIVCEQIGQALRNKSKRHTVVVRSTVLPGTVMKVVIPALEKASGKQAGTDFGVAVNPEFLRESTAIKDYDFPAMTVIGELDTQSGDLLEELYSELDAPIFRRPIPVAEMIKYTCNVWHAVKVTFANEIGNIAKACGVDGREVMQIVCEDKKLNISSYYMRPGFAFGGSCLPKDVRALTYRAGQMDVEHPMLAGVMASNRHQVRAAFELLESYDKRKVGMLGLSFKAGTDDLRESPLVELAEMLIGKGFELRIFDQNVEYARVFGANKAYIESKIPHVSSLLHPDLQQVIEASDVIVIGNADPVFAEIVKNPPPGKQILDLIGFMDKPTEGLLEGICW, encoded by the coding sequence ATGAGAATCAGCATATTTGGTTTGGGGTATGTAGGTGCGGTGTGTGCGGGCTGCTTGTCCTCGCGTGGCCACCAGGTAATAGGTGTCGATGTATCTCAGGTGAAGATTGACCTGATAAATCAGGGCAAGTCGCCCATCGTCGAGCCTGGCCTGGAAGAATTGTTGCAACAAGGGTTGCAGCGCGGTCTGCTGAAAGGCAGTACCGAGGTCGAGCAGGCGGTGCTCGATACCGATATATCTTTTATCGCCGTAGGTACCCCGAGCCTGCGCAACGGCGACCTGGATCTGGGCTACATGACGATTGTCTGTGAGCAGATAGGCCAGGCCCTGCGTAACAAGAGCAAGCGGCATACCGTGGTGGTGCGCAGTACCGTGTTGCCGGGCACCGTGATGAAGGTGGTTATTCCCGCTCTCGAGAAAGCGTCCGGCAAGCAAGCCGGGACTGACTTCGGCGTGGCCGTGAATCCTGAGTTTCTGCGTGAAAGTACTGCCATCAAGGATTACGACTTTCCGGCCATGACAGTGATTGGCGAGCTGGACACCCAGTCCGGTGATCTGCTCGAGGAGCTGTACAGCGAACTTGATGCGCCGATTTTCCGCCGTCCGATTCCAGTGGCGGAAATGATCAAGTACACCTGCAATGTCTGGCATGCGGTCAAGGTGACCTTTGCCAACGAGATTGGCAACATTGCCAAGGCCTGCGGCGTAGATGGGCGGGAAGTCATGCAGATTGTCTGTGAAGACAAGAAACTGAATATCTCTTCCTATTATATGCGTCCCGGCTTTGCCTTTGGTGGCTCATGCCTGCCCAAGGATGTGCGAGCGCTGACCTATCGGGCCGGCCAAATGGACGTTGAACACCCGATGCTGGCAGGCGTCATGGCCAGCAATCGGCACCAGGTACGGGCTGCCTTCGAGCTGCTGGAGAGTTATGACAAGCGCAAGGTCGGCATGCTGGGCCTGAGCTTCAAGGCCGGTACTGATGATTTGCGCGAAAGCCCGCTGGTCGAGTTGGCCGAAATGCTCATAGGCAAAGGCTTTGAACTGCGTATTTTCGACCAGAACGTTGAATATGCCCGCGTCTTCGGCGCCAACAAAGCCTATATAGAATCCAAAATACCCCATGTTTCCTCACTTTTGCACCCAGACCTGCAACAGGTAATCGAGGCCTCTGATGTCATCGTGATCGGCAATGCTGATCCGGTGTTTGCCGAGATTGTCAAAAATCCCCCGCCCGGCAAACAGATCCTTGATCTGATTGGCTTCATGGACAAGCCCACCGAGGGCTTGCTGGAAGGCATTTGCTGGTAA